The Clostridiales bacterium genome window below encodes:
- a CDS encoding shikimate dehydrogenase, with protein sequence MKKYALLGEDIKYSFSHITHQEIAKLANIDLRYDILSVAPQAFTGAVNRLKQGYDGFNITKPYKLKILPYLSQNHSKTQAVNTVKVLDGELIGYNTDGIGFMRSLEFHNIIIDGDCLILGAGGAARTLAYELDKVCDVFIYNRTKQKALDIIEDLKLKNTRWADLASLKPKIIINCTTLGLNNEMSLPEEVNLQNVQVFYDTIYNPPLTPMLRLAQELGKTAVNGLAMLFFQALEAQKIWNNINLNNKQISEALKNICGKVK encoded by the coding sequence ATGAAAAAATACGCGCTGTTGGGCGAGGATATAAAATATTCCTTTTCGCATATCACGCATCAAGAAATCGCCAAGCTAGCCAATATTGACTTGCGATACGATATTTTATCCGTCGCGCCTCAAGCCTTTACGGGCGCGGTCAATAGGCTTAAGCAAGGCTATGACGGGTTTAATATCACCAAGCCGTATAAGCTTAAAATCTTGCCTTACCTTAGCCAAAACCATTCCAAAACGCAAGCTGTCAATACGGTCAAGGTTCTGGATGGCGAATTAATAGGCTATAACACCGACGGAATAGGTTTTATGCGTTCTTTAGAGTTTCATAACATTATTATAGACGGGGATTGCTTAATATTGGGCGCGGGCGGGGCCGCCAGGACTTTGGCGTATGAGCTTGATAAAGTCTGCGATGTTTTTATTTATAACCGCACCAAGCAAAAAGCTTTGGATATAATAGAAGACTTAAAACTAAAAAACACGCGCTGGGCCGATTTGGCGTCGCTAAAACCAAAGATTATTATCAATTGCACTACTTTGGGACTTAACAACGAAATGAGCTTGCCAGAAGAAGTAAACTTGCAAAATGTTCAGGTTTTTTACGATACGATATACAATCCGCCGTTGACGCCTATGTTAAGATTGGCCCAAGAGCTTGGCAAAACCGCGGTTAACGGCTTGGCAATGCTGTTTTTTCAGGCGCTGGAAGCGCAAAAAATTTGGAATAATATTAACCTTAATAATAAACAAATCAGCGAGGCATTGAAAAACATATGCGGCAAAGTAAAATAA
- a CDS encoding 3-dehydroquinate dehydratase: MRQSKIKILIINGVNLNMLGKREPHIYGTQTLDDINAQIKAAAPEGVQLEFFQSNHEGDIIDKIHSADADALIINAGAHTHYSYAIYDALKCISIPKYEVHMSDIFKREETFRHKSVLTPAVDQMFFGKGVNSYIEAVFAAYNKVKK, encoded by the coding sequence ATGCGGCAAAGTAAAATAAAAATTTTGATAATCAACGGAGTTAATCTCAATATGCTGGGCAAGCGCGAGCCGCACATATACGGGACTCAGACTTTGGACGATATAAACGCCCAAATCAAAGCGGCCGCGCCCGAGGGCGTGCAACTGGAATTCTTTCAGTCCAATCACGAGGGCGACATAATAGACAAAATTCACAGCGCGGACGCCGACGCGTTAATTATCAACGCGGGCGCGCATACGCATTACAGTTACGCCATTTACGACGCGTTAAAGTGTATTTCAATACCCAAATATGAAGTGCATATGTCGGATATTTTCAAAAGGGAAGAAACATTTAGGCACAAGTCGGTTTTGACGCCCGCCGTGGACCAGATGTTTTTCGGCAAAGGCGTCAACAGCTATATTGAGGCGGTTTTTGCCGCTTATAATAAGGTGAAAAAATGA